Proteins from one Candidatus Coatesbacteria bacterium genomic window:
- a CDS encoding metalloregulator ArsR/SmtB family transcription factor — translation MTKLAQCDELARHFKALGHPTRLRIVGLLSLGMRCVEEIRRELGLKQPNISQHLAVLRQNGIVNSERDGNRVCYSLANPDLIKIIVSLGNCMGVGQDAPDAGS, via the coding sequence ATGACGAAACTGGCGCAATGCGATGAGCTGGCGCGGCACTTCAAAGCCCTCGGCCACCCCACCCGGCTGCGGATCGTCGGCCTGTTGTCCCTGGGGATGCGCTGCGTCGAGGAGATCCGCCGAGAGCTCGGACTGAAGCAGCCCAACATCTCCCAGCACCTGGCCGTGCTGCGACAGAACGGCATCGTCAACTCGGAACGCGACGGCAACCGGGTTTGCTACTCCCTGGCCAACCCCGACCTGATCAAGATCATCGTCTCCCTCGGCAACTGCATGGGCGTCGGTCAGGATGCTCCCGACGCCGGATCCTAA